CGATCTCCAGAACGCGGCGGTCCGTGTCGATCACGAACGTCTGCCGCTTGGTCGGGGCCAGCGCGAACCCGCGCCGGACGCCGAAGCGCCGGGCGACCGCGCCGTCCTCGTCGCTGAGCAGCGGGTAGCCGAGGGAGTGCCTGCCGGCGAACTCCCGCTGTTTGTCGACCGGGTCGGAGCTGATGCCGACCGGCCGCCCGCCGACCGAGGCGAACTCGGCCGCCAGGTCGCGGAAGTGGCACGCCTCCGCGGTGCAGCCCGGGGTCATCGCGGCCGGATAGAAGAACAGCACCACCGGGCCCTCGGCCAGCAGCGCGCCCAGCGTCCGCTCGTCCCCGTTCT
The DNA window shown above is from Thermomonospora umbrina and carries:
- a CDS encoding peroxiredoxin, which translates into the protein MNVGDVVDDFELPDENGDERTLGALLAEGPVVLFFYPAAMTPGCTAEACHFRDLAAEFASVGGRPVGISSDPVDKQREFAGRHSLGYPLLSDEDGAVARRFGVRRGFALAPTKRQTFVIDTDRRVLEIVKSEIRMSVHADRALAALKARPARPGG